The following are encoded in a window of Amycolatopsis solani genomic DNA:
- a CDS encoding polyprenyl synthetase family protein produces MNAPADTDLPAHVERALAGFLDRAGTEILGAEPTVAAGIDALRGFVLGGGKRLRPTFAWWGWRGAGGDPAGAEADGVLQAVSSLELIQACALIHDDLIDSSDSRRGFPTVHIAGAKLHADQGWLGSPATFGLATAVLVGDLALAWADDMFADAPLPAETLAAARPAWRAMRTEVLAGQYLDVRTQATGDASVEAALKIDRLKTAAYTVQRPLHLGAALGGASDELIATLLEFGGEVGVAFQLRDDLLGVFGDPSVTGKPAGDDLREGKRTLLVALGLQLAAEKGETAAATVIADAIGDADLSDEGVETVRMALQQVGAVDAVERRIDELTTAAMAALERAHLAEPAPEALTGLVVKATQRTY; encoded by the coding sequence ATGAACGCGCCCGCCGACACCGACCTGCCCGCCCACGTCGAGCGGGCGCTCGCCGGGTTCCTGGACCGGGCCGGCACCGAGATCCTGGGAGCCGAGCCGACGGTGGCCGCCGGCATCGACGCGCTGCGCGGGTTCGTCCTGGGCGGCGGCAAGCGGCTGCGCCCGACGTTCGCCTGGTGGGGCTGGCGTGGCGCGGGCGGCGACCCCGCGGGCGCGGAGGCCGACGGCGTGCTGCAGGCGGTGTCCAGCCTCGAGCTGATCCAGGCCTGCGCGCTGATCCACGACGACCTGATCGACTCCTCCGACTCCCGCCGCGGCTTCCCGACCGTGCACATCGCGGGCGCGAAGCTGCACGCCGACCAGGGCTGGCTCGGCTCCCCCGCGACGTTCGGCCTGGCCACCGCGGTGCTCGTCGGCGACCTGGCGCTGGCCTGGGCGGACGACATGTTCGCCGACGCCCCGCTGCCCGCCGAGACCCTCGCCGCGGCGCGCCCGGCGTGGCGCGCGATGCGCACCGAGGTGCTCGCCGGGCAGTACCTCGACGTCCGCACGCAGGCCACCGGCGACGCCTCCGTCGAGGCCGCGCTCAAGATCGACCGGCTCAAGACCGCCGCCTACACCGTCCAGCGGCCGCTGCACCTGGGCGCCGCGCTCGGCGGGGCGTCGGACGAGCTGATCGCCACGCTGCTGGAGTTCGGCGGCGAGGTCGGCGTCGCGTTCCAGCTGCGTGACGACCTGCTCGGCGTGTTCGGCGACCCGTCGGTCACCGGCAAGCCCGCCGGGGACGACCTGCGCGAAGGCAAGCGCACGCTGCTCGTCGCGCTCGGGCTTCAGCTCGCCGCCGAAAAGGGTGAGACGGCCGCGGCCACCGTGATCGCGGACGCGATCGGCGACGCCGACCTCTCCGACGAGGGTGTCGAGACCGTCCGGATGGCGTTGCAGCAGGTCGGCGCGGTCGACGCGGTCGAGCGCCGGATCGACGAGCTGACGACGGCGGCGATGGCCGCGCTCGAGCGCGCGCACCTGGCCGAGCCGGCGCCCGAGGCGCTGACCGGGCTGGTCGTCAAGGCCACCCAGCGGACGTACTGA
- the crtI gene encoding phytoene desaturase family protein codes for MRIIEGPADHVVVIGAGLAGLSATLHLLGAGRRVTLLEQADTPGGRAGQQSFDGNAVDTGASVLTMPELLDEAFAAVGESLAKNLRLTRLDPAYRARFADGSSLALHTDGDAMEAEIREFAGAREAAGYRALRRWLTELYAVQRDRFIGTNFDSPLDLAHPSLAKLAALGGFGRLGPRVGRYLLDERVRRLFTFQALYAGLDPASAIGAYGVISYMDTVGGVYYPEGGMGEIGRALTGAAARAGAEVRFGTEAAWLERVNSRVRAVRTRSGERIACDAVVLATELSTAYRLIGARPRRPVPLRYSPSAVVLHGRTTEKWDLGHHTIFFGAAWERTFAEIIREGKLMSDPSLLVTRPTATDPGLAGRGGEIVSVLAPAPNTQRGPIDWDRVRGPYRDELFRTLEARGLTGFGDEFTVDETITPADWAARGLAAGTPFSLAHTFAQTGPFRPANLVRAAGNVVLAGCGTTPGVGIPPVLISGRLAAERITGR; via the coding sequence GTGCGGATCATCGAAGGGCCCGCCGACCACGTCGTCGTCATCGGGGCCGGGCTGGCCGGGCTCTCGGCGACCCTGCACCTGCTGGGCGCCGGCCGGCGCGTCACGCTGCTGGAGCAGGCGGACACCCCGGGCGGCCGCGCCGGGCAGCAGAGCTTCGACGGCAACGCGGTCGACACCGGCGCGAGCGTGCTGACCATGCCGGAACTGCTGGACGAGGCGTTCGCCGCGGTCGGCGAGTCCCTGGCCAAGAACCTGCGCCTGACCCGGCTCGACCCGGCGTACCGGGCGCGCTTCGCCGACGGCAGCTCGCTGGCGCTGCACACCGACGGCGACGCGATGGAAGCCGAGATCCGCGAGTTCGCCGGTGCTCGCGAGGCGGCGGGCTACCGCGCGCTGCGGCGCTGGCTGACCGAGCTGTACGCGGTGCAGCGGGACCGGTTCATCGGGACGAACTTCGACTCGCCGCTCGACCTGGCGCACCCCTCGCTGGCGAAGCTCGCCGCGCTGGGCGGGTTCGGGCGGCTCGGCCCGCGCGTGGGCCGCTACCTGCTCGACGAGCGCGTCCGGCGGCTGTTCACCTTCCAGGCGCTCTACGCCGGTCTCGACCCGGCGAGCGCGATCGGCGCGTACGGCGTCATCTCGTACATGGACACCGTCGGCGGCGTCTACTACCCCGAAGGCGGGATGGGCGAGATCGGCCGGGCGCTGACCGGCGCCGCGGCACGGGCGGGCGCGGAGGTCCGGTTCGGCACCGAAGCGGCCTGGCTCGAACGGGTGAATTCCCGGGTGCGCGCGGTCCGGACGCGCTCGGGCGAGCGGATCGCGTGCGACGCCGTCGTGCTGGCGACCGAGCTGAGCACGGCGTACCGGCTCATCGGCGCGCGCCCGCGGCGGCCGGTGCCGCTGCGCTACTCGCCGTCCGCGGTGGTGCTGCACGGGCGGACGACCGAGAAGTGGGACCTCGGCCACCACACGATCTTCTTCGGCGCGGCCTGGGAGCGGACGTTCGCGGAGATCATCCGCGAGGGCAAGCTGATGAGCGACCCGTCGCTGCTGGTCACCCGGCCGACGGCGACCGACCCCGGGCTGGCCGGGCGCGGCGGCGAGATCGTCTCGGTGCTCGCGCCGGCGCCGAACACCCAGCGCGGTCCGATCGACTGGGACCGCGTGCGCGGGCCGTACCGCGACGAGCTGTTCCGCACGCTGGAGGCCCGCGGGCTGACCGGCTTCGGCGACGAGTTCACCGTGGACGAGACCATCACCCCGGCGGACTGGGCGGCGCGCGGGCTCGCGGCCGGCACGCCGTTTTCGCTGGCGCACACGTTCGCGCAGACCGGCCCGTTCCGGCCGGCGAACCTGGTGCGCGCGGCGGGCAACGTCGTGCTCGCCGGCTGCGGCACCACCCCCGGCGTCGGCATCCCGCCCGTGCTCATCTCGGGACGGCTGGCCGCGGAACGGATCACCGGCCGGTGA
- a CDS encoding phytoene/squalene synthase family protein translates to MNELDAAGILAPDLRAAYTECRRINAHYGRTFFLATRLLPARARPAAHALYGFARMADELVDNPAPGSDPAESLDHVAAMVDVVFDGGTPDDAVLVALADTVRRYGLSRDLFTAFLKSMRLDLSPIEYRTFAELGEYMYGSAAVIGLQMLPVFGTIGPLSDAEPGAIALGEAFQLTNFLRDVGEDLDRGRLYLPLDELAAFGVSRSLLEARRPDPRIRTAMAYFVARTRAAYRRAEAGVLLLRPESRPCVRTALTLYQGILDEIVALDYDILTRRAVVPKSRRLVVALPPFAAVWARETFGSGRRLRS, encoded by the coding sequence GTGAACGAACTCGACGCCGCGGGCATCCTCGCGCCGGACCTGCGGGCCGCCTACACCGAGTGCCGGCGCATCAACGCCCACTACGGCCGCACGTTCTTCCTGGCCACCCGCCTGCTGCCGGCCCGCGCCCGCCCGGCGGCGCACGCGCTGTACGGCTTCGCGCGGATGGCCGACGAACTCGTCGACAACCCGGCACCGGGCAGCGACCCGGCCGAGTCGCTGGACCACGTCGCGGCGATGGTCGACGTCGTCTTCGACGGCGGCACCCCGGACGACGCGGTGCTGGTGGCGCTGGCCGACACCGTGCGCCGCTACGGCCTTTCGCGGGACTTGTTCACCGCGTTCCTGAAGTCGATGCGGCTGGACCTCTCCCCGATCGAGTACCGGACGTTCGCCGAGCTCGGCGAGTACATGTACGGCTCGGCCGCGGTGATCGGCCTGCAGATGCTGCCGGTGTTCGGCACGATCGGGCCGCTGTCCGACGCCGAGCCGGGCGCGATCGCGCTGGGCGAGGCGTTCCAGCTGACGAACTTCCTGCGCGACGTCGGCGAAGACCTCGACCGGGGCCGCCTGTACCTGCCGCTCGACGAGCTGGCGGCGTTCGGCGTCTCGCGCTCACTGCTCGAGGCGAGACGCCCCGACCCGCGGATCCGGACGGCGATGGCGTACTTCGTCGCGCGGACACGGGCGGCGTACCGGCGGGCGGAGGCGGGGGTTTTGTTGCTGCGCCCCGAATCGAGGCCGTGCGTGCGGACGGCGTTGACGTTGTACCAGGGCATCCTCGACGAGATCGTGGCCCTGGACTACGACATCCTGACGCGGCGCGCGGTGGTGCCGAAGTCGCGCAGGCTGGTGGTCGCACTACCCCCCTTCGCCGCGGTCTGGGCGCGCGAGACGTTCGGGAGCGGTCGTAGGCTGCGATCATGA
- a CDS encoding LLM class F420-dependent oxidoreductase — protein sequence MTERRIRIGLQLQPQHADYDSIRRTASAAEDLGADIVFNWDHFYPLYGDPEGKHFECWTMLGAWAESTSRVEIGALVTCNSYRNPELLADMARTVDHISGGRLILGIGSGWFEKDYDEYGYEFGTAGGRLDDLAESLPRIESRLGKLNPAPTRKIPVLIGGGGEKKTLKLVAKHGDIWHGFGDPEVVERKVKILDQHCADVGRDPAEIERSCGVQGEPDELGPKLLELGVTTFTVGVGGPDYDLGALEKWIAWRDKTNS from the coding sequence ATGACCGAACGACGCATCCGGATCGGCTTGCAGCTGCAGCCGCAGCACGCCGACTACGACAGCATCCGGCGCACCGCGTCGGCCGCCGAGGACCTCGGGGCCGACATCGTCTTCAACTGGGACCACTTCTACCCGCTGTACGGCGATCCCGAGGGCAAGCACTTCGAGTGCTGGACCATGCTGGGCGCGTGGGCGGAGTCGACGTCGCGGGTGGAGATCGGCGCGCTGGTGACCTGCAACAGCTACCGCAACCCCGAGCTGCTCGCCGACATGGCCCGCACGGTCGACCACATCTCCGGCGGCCGGCTCATCCTCGGCATCGGCTCCGGCTGGTTCGAGAAGGACTACGACGAGTACGGCTACGAGTTCGGCACCGCGGGCGGGCGCCTCGACGACCTCGCGGAGTCGCTGCCCCGCATCGAGTCCCGCCTCGGCAAGCTGAACCCGGCCCCGACGCGCAAGATCCCGGTCCTGATCGGCGGCGGCGGCGAGAAGAAGACGCTGAAGCTGGTCGCGAAGCACGGCGACATCTGGCACGGTTTCGGTGACCCGGAGGTCGTCGAGCGCAAGGTGAAGATCCTCGACCAGCACTGCGCGGACGTCGGCCGCGACCCGGCCGAGATCGAGCGCTCGTGCGGCGTGCAGGGCGAGCCGGACGAGCTGGGGCCGAAGCTCCTGGAGCTGGGCGTCACGACGTTCACGGTCGGCGTCGGCGGGCCGGACTACGACCTGGGCGCGCTCGAGAAGTGGATCGCCTGGCGGGACAAGACGAACAGCTGA
- a CDS encoding CGNR zinc finger domain-containing protein, with product MTFPHRDSVQRAVDLLNVLLPEPDPAAVARVLREHGETDVSDVDVPDLHAAALELRAVFAAGDVASAASVLNALFTKYARPPRLTDHEEGYGWHLHVDAADDGPWGAWLVTSSALGLASLLAERQDVPGGLCASPSCGKPFAHTGGGSLRKFCSPRCATRERVAAHRART from the coding sequence ATGACCTTCCCGCACCGGGATTCCGTGCAGCGCGCGGTCGACCTGCTGAACGTGCTGCTCCCGGAGCCCGACCCGGCCGCGGTGGCGCGCGTCCTGCGTGAGCACGGCGAAACCGACGTGTCGGACGTGGACGTGCCGGACCTGCACGCGGCCGCGCTCGAGCTTCGCGCGGTGTTCGCGGCTGGCGACGTGGCCTCGGCGGCTTCGGTGCTGAACGCGTTGTTCACGAAGTACGCGCGCCCGCCTCGCTTGACCGACCACGAGGAGGGGTACGGCTGGCACCTGCACGTCGACGCGGCGGACGACGGGCCGTGGGGCGCGTGGCTGGTGACGTCGTCGGCGCTGGGGCTGGCGTCGCTGCTGGCCGAACGCCAGGACGTGCCGGGCGGGTTGTGCGCGTCGCCGTCGTGCGGGAAGCCGTTCGCCCACACGGGCGGCGGCAGTCTCCGGAAGTTCTGTTCGCCCCGGTGCGCGACACGAGAACGGGTCGCCGCGCACCGGGCGCGAACGTGA
- a CDS encoding Rv2175c family DNA-binding protein — protein MSGIPVAEDVLDTAIAVLPLPEVAKALGTSANKVRQMLRDGQLIALKRGGELCVPSAFFVKDGVVKGLAGTITVLADSGFSRTEMLRWLFTADDTLPGSTPVNALRTSHGTEVKRRAQAMAF, from the coding sequence GTGAGTGGGATTCCTGTCGCCGAAGACGTCCTCGACACCGCCATCGCGGTCCTCCCGTTGCCCGAGGTCGCCAAGGCGCTCGGGACTTCGGCCAACAAGGTCCGGCAGATGCTCCGTGACGGGCAGTTGATCGCGCTGAAGCGGGGCGGCGAACTGTGCGTGCCCAGCGCCTTCTTCGTCAAGGACGGCGTGGTCAAGGGCCTGGCCGGCACCATCACCGTGCTCGCCGACTCCGGGTTCAGCCGGACGGAGATGCTGCGGTGGCTGTTCACCGCGGACGACACCCTGCCCGGCAGCACCCCGGTCAACGCGCTGCGCACCAGCCACGGCACCGAGGTGAAGCGGCGCGCGCAGGCGATGGCGTTCTGA
- the pknB gene encoding Stk1 family PASTA domain-containing Ser/Thr kinase encodes MTRTHPSLAGTLLERRYRVDRLLAHGGMSSVYRGTDTRLDRPVAIKIMDPRFADDRSFVERFVREAQSAAQLHHPHVVAVHDQGFDLPQGAESGLAFLVMELVDGGTLRDLLDERGPLDVALALSVAEPVLSALASAHRAGLVHRDVKPENVLIGRSGPHTGGAVKVADFGLVRAVASAGTTSSSVILGTVAYLSPEQVETGAASARGDVYSAGILLYEMLTGQVPYTGDTAISVAYRHVNDDVPRPSALRPDLPPELDDLITRATRRDPEQRPADAGEFLTELTAVRARLGLLPVTVPIPVSHGQGDVADTERTLPRIPQVPDGEKTMPVHRPNATRALSHPGTPPPGMTQQIPPVRPGPPRRQGEPGPEKPKDNRKRIAVIAAAVLLFGGLLTAFIFILTDTGGDKTATVPKLVGLNQAAAGDALRSVKLTPQFTQEYDNSVPSNTVLRAEPGEGTKLQPNSTVSVVLSKGRPAVPDVRPGTALPDAENAIKTAQLTPVRGTDDYDAEVPQGAVIRTEPAAGSQLNIGGQVTIIVSKGPIPLPPVPDVTGRSKDEAFQLLQQAGFEPFQAGEEFKQDVPGGAVTRTDPPANAQAKEKRIGVFVNNAVQVPDVRFRSFDDAQKILEQAGLKADRDGGRGRGPGGGGFDFVFNQDPQPGTFVQKGSKVKLKGFGQ; translated from the coding sequence GTGACACGCACCCACCCCAGCCTGGCCGGCACGCTCCTCGAGCGGCGCTACCGGGTGGACCGGCTGCTCGCCCACGGCGGGATGTCTTCCGTCTACAGGGGGACCGACACCCGGCTGGACCGTCCGGTCGCGATCAAAATCATGGACCCGCGGTTCGCCGACGACCGGTCGTTCGTCGAGCGGTTCGTGCGCGAGGCCCAGTCCGCGGCGCAGCTGCACCACCCGCACGTCGTGGCGGTGCACGACCAGGGCTTCGACCTGCCGCAGGGCGCGGAGTCGGGGCTGGCGTTCCTCGTCATGGAACTGGTGGACGGCGGGACGCTGCGCGACCTGCTCGACGAGCGCGGTCCGCTGGACGTCGCGCTGGCGCTGAGCGTGGCCGAGCCGGTGCTGTCGGCGCTGGCCTCCGCGCACCGGGCGGGGCTGGTGCACCGGGACGTCAAGCCGGAGAACGTGCTGATCGGCCGGTCCGGCCCGCACACCGGCGGCGCGGTGAAGGTCGCGGACTTCGGCCTGGTGCGGGCGGTGGCGAGCGCGGGCACGACGAGCTCGAGCGTCATCCTCGGCACGGTCGCCTACCTCTCCCCCGAGCAGGTCGAAACCGGCGCGGCATCGGCGCGCGGCGACGTCTACTCGGCCGGGATCCTGCTCTACGAAATGCTGACCGGCCAGGTGCCCTACACCGGGGACACGGCGATCTCGGTGGCCTACCGGCACGTGAACGACGACGTGCCGCGCCCGAGCGCGCTGCGCCCGGACCTGCCGCCGGAGCTGGACGACCTGATCACGCGCGCGACGCGCCGGGACCCGGAGCAGCGCCCGGCCGACGCCGGGGAGTTCCTCACCGAGCTGACCGCCGTGCGCGCCCGGCTGGGGCTGCTGCCGGTGACCGTGCCGATCCCGGTCTCGCACGGCCAGGGCGACGTCGCCGACACCGAGCGCACGCTGCCGCGCATCCCGCAGGTGCCGGACGGCGAGAAGACGATGCCGGTGCACCGCCCGAACGCGACGCGGGCGCTGAGCCACCCCGGCACCCCGCCGCCGGGGATGACCCAGCAGATCCCGCCGGTCCGGCCCGGTCCCCCGCGCCGCCAGGGCGAGCCGGGACCGGAGAAGCCGAAGGACAACCGGAAGCGGATCGCGGTGATCGCCGCCGCGGTGCTGCTCTTCGGCGGGCTGCTGACGGCGTTCATCTTCATCCTCACCGACACCGGCGGTGATAAGACCGCGACCGTGCCGAAGCTCGTCGGGCTGAACCAGGCCGCGGCGGGTGACGCGCTGCGGTCGGTGAAGCTGACGCCGCAGTTCACCCAGGAGTACGACAACAGCGTGCCGTCGAACACCGTGCTCCGCGCCGAGCCCGGGGAGGGCACGAAGCTGCAGCCGAACTCGACGGTGTCGGTGGTGCTGTCCAAGGGCCGCCCGGCGGTCCCGGACGTCCGGCCGGGCACCGCGCTGCCCGACGCCGAGAACGCGATCAAGACGGCCCAGCTGACCCCGGTCCGCGGCACCGACGACTACGACGCCGAGGTCCCGCAGGGCGCGGTCATCCGCACCGAGCCCGCCGCCGGCAGCCAGCTGAACATCGGCGGCCAGGTCACGATCATCGTGTCGAAGGGCCCGATCCCGCTGCCACCGGTCCCGGACGTCACCGGGCGGAGCAAGGACGAGGCCTTCCAGCTGCTGCAGCAGGCCGGCTTCGAGCCGTTCCAGGCGGGCGAGGAGTTCAAGCAGGACGTCCCGGGCGGCGCCGTCACCCGGACCGACCCGCCGGCCAACGCGCAGGCCAAGGAGAAGCGGATCGGCGTCTTCGTCAACAACGCCGTCCAGGTGCCGGACGTCCGGTTCCGCTCGTTCGACGACGCCCAGAAGATCCTGGAGCAGGCCGGGTTGAAGGCCGACCGCGACGGCGGGCGCGGTCGCGGGCCCGGTGGCGGCGGGTTCGACTTCGTCTTCAACCAGGACCCGCAGCCGGGGACGTTCGTGCAGAAGGGCTCCAAGGTCAAGCTCAAGGGCTTCGGTCAGTGA
- a CDS encoding SPFH domain-containing protein — MSLVEIVLLSIGGLIVALVVIFGILRLLYKVAEPNEALIISGLGVRVDRADTADSLGFKIITGRGVNVLPGFQTARRLSLDTRGVNLQVSCVTKQGLPVTVRAVVIYKVGDDFASIANAARRFLDQQKGMNDTIHELFSGHLRSIVGGLTIEEMIHNRDALTGEVRQSSATEMIKLGLIVDSLQIQEIDDESGYINNLGKPHAAAIAASARIAEAQRDQEAAEVEQVSAAKKAAAVRESQIQQAGYQAEVDQARAKASQSGPLAEATARQEVVVQETRAAELEAALAEQRLQSQVRKPADAKAYDTRTTADAARDASIAKAQAEAKETELRAAADATRVKTAAEAEAQATKARAEAAAGATRATGEAEAAAAKARGLADAEAAKAKGLAEAESARAKGLAEADAIKARAAALAENQEAVVAQQLAERWPEIVEAGASAFGNIDHMVVLNGADGMSDMFAKALSLGGTGLGLARQLMDAMGKPAEKELDEAARTNGELKLSD, encoded by the coding sequence ATGAGTCTCGTGGAAATCGTGCTGCTTTCCATCGGTGGTCTCATCGTCGCGCTGGTGGTGATCTTCGGCATCCTGCGGCTGCTCTACAAGGTCGCCGAGCCGAACGAAGCCCTGATCATCTCCGGGCTCGGCGTCCGCGTCGACCGCGCGGACACCGCGGACAGCCTGGGCTTCAAAATCATCACCGGCCGCGGGGTGAACGTCCTGCCCGGCTTCCAGACCGCGCGGCGGCTGTCGCTGGACACCCGCGGCGTCAACCTGCAGGTCTCGTGCGTGACCAAGCAGGGCCTGCCGGTCACCGTGCGCGCCGTCGTCATCTACAAGGTCGGGGACGACTTCGCCTCGATCGCCAACGCCGCCCGCCGGTTCCTCGACCAGCAGAAGGGCATGAACGACACGATCCACGAGCTGTTCTCCGGGCACCTGCGCTCGATCGTGGGCGGGCTGACCATCGAGGAGATGATCCACAACCGCGACGCGCTCACCGGCGAGGTGCGCCAGTCGTCGGCCACGGAGATGATCAAGCTCGGGCTGATCGTGGACTCGCTGCAGATCCAGGAGATCGACGACGAGTCGGGCTACATCAACAACCTCGGCAAGCCGCACGCCGCCGCGATCGCCGCGTCGGCCCGCATCGCCGAGGCGCAGCGCGACCAGGAGGCCGCCGAGGTCGAGCAGGTCTCCGCGGCGAAGAAGGCGGCCGCGGTCCGCGAGAGCCAGATCCAGCAGGCCGGCTACCAGGCGGAGGTCGACCAGGCGCGGGCGAAGGCGTCCCAGTCGGGCCCGCTGGCCGAGGCGACCGCGCGCCAGGAGGTCGTCGTCCAGGAGACGCGGGCGGCCGAGCTGGAGGCGGCGCTGGCCGAGCAGCGGCTGCAGTCGCAGGTCCGCAAGCCGGCCGACGCGAAGGCGTACGACACGCGGACGACGGCCGACGCGGCCCGTGACGCTTCGATCGCGAAGGCGCAGGCCGAGGCGAAGGAGACCGAGCTGCGGGCCGCGGCCGACGCGACCCGCGTCAAAACGGCCGCCGAAGCCGAGGCGCAGGCCACGAAGGCCCGTGCGGAGGCGGCGGCCGGGGCGACCCGGGCGACCGGTGAAGCGGAGGCGGCCGCGGCCAAGGCCCGCGGTCTGGCCGACGCGGAGGCCGCGAAGGCGAAGGGACTCGCCGAAGCGGAGTCGGCCCGGGCGAAGGGCCTCGCCGAGGCCGACGCGATCAAGGCGCGCGCGGCGGCGCTGGCGGAGAACCAGGAAGCCGTCGTCGCGCAGCAGCTGGCCGAGCGCTGGCCGGAGATCGTCGAGGCGGGCGCGAGCGCGTTCGGCAACATCGACCACATGGTCGTGCTCAACGGCGCCGACGGCATGTCCGACATGTTCGCCAAGGCGCTGTCCCTCGGCGGCACCGGTCTCGGCCTGGCCCGGCAGCTGATGGACGCCATGGGCAAGCCGGCCGAGAAGGAGCTCGACGAAGCCGCGCGGACGAACGGCGAACTCAAGCTGAGCGACTGA
- a CDS encoding wax ester/triacylglycerol synthase family O-acyltransferase: protein MAASPLSALDVAFLCLESENSPMHMGAVLTFTARGPVDGGALTAILAERAARLPKLRQRARAELFPPGSASWTEDAEFVAAEHIHHVVLSSLYEPDPLAAYASRWIAEPLDTARPLWDLTVATGLPDGKFALLLKLHHALTDGAGAYAVAAGLLDGVKLPEQTAPSRPIPAPRSTLDTVKDALGTVWGQANETAGIASSLVRAARPPLSPISAPTSAERRLGFVRLPLSELRRVRQAHGGTTNDVVLAVLSGALREWLVNRGHRADGRTLRALIPVSVRGRSGDQLGGNKLSGYLCDLPVGEDDPVERLRVVRRAMTRNKAAGPSRGAGALPLLADRVPPLLHRLGTRTAGRAAPMLFDLVITTVPLPPARLSIDGARLAEVYPFVPLAPRHAVGIAVATYRDSVHVGLQANGEAVPDIGSLRDAVLKSTARLLDAS, encoded by the coding sequence ATGGCAGCCTCGCCGCTCAGCGCACTCGACGTCGCTTTCCTTTGCCTGGAAAGCGAAAACTCCCCGATGCACATGGGGGCGGTGCTCACGTTCACCGCCCGCGGCCCGGTGGACGGCGGGGCGCTGACGGCGATCCTCGCCGAACGCGCCGCCCGGCTGCCGAAACTGCGGCAGCGGGCGCGCGCGGAACTGTTCCCGCCGGGCTCCGCCAGCTGGACCGAGGACGCGGAATTTGTTGCGGCCGAACACATTCACCACGTCGTGCTCAGCTCGCTGTACGAACCGGACCCGCTGGCGGCGTACGCGTCGCGGTGGATCGCCGAGCCGCTCGACACCGCGCGGCCGCTGTGGGACCTCACCGTCGCGACCGGACTGCCGGACGGCAAGTTCGCGCTGCTGCTCAAGCTGCACCACGCGCTCACCGACGGCGCCGGGGCGTACGCGGTCGCGGCCGGCCTGCTCGACGGCGTCAAGCTGCCGGAGCAGACCGCGCCGTCCCGGCCGATCCCGGCCCCACGCTCCACTTTGGACACGGTGAAGGACGCGCTGGGCACGGTGTGGGGACAGGCGAACGAAACCGCCGGGATCGCGTCGTCGCTCGTGCGGGCCGCGCGCCCGCCGCTCTCGCCGATCTCGGCCCCGACGTCGGCCGAACGACGGCTCGGCTTCGTGCGGCTGCCGCTGTCGGAGCTGCGCCGCGTGCGCCAGGCCCACGGCGGCACCACGAACGACGTCGTGCTGGCGGTGCTGTCCGGCGCGCTGCGCGAATGGCTGGTCAACCGCGGCCACCGCGCCGACGGCCGCACGCTGCGCGCGCTGATCCCGGTGAGCGTGCGCGGCCGGTCGGGCGACCAGCTCGGCGGCAACAAGCTGTCCGGCTACCTGTGCGACCTGCCGGTCGGCGAAGACGACCCGGTCGAGCGCCTGCGGGTGGTCCGCCGCGCGATGACCCGCAACAAGGCGGCGGGCCCGAGCCGCGGCGCCGGCGCGCTGCCGCTGCTCGCCGACCGCGTCCCGCCGCTGCTGCACCGGCTGGGCACGCGCACCGCGGGACGGGCCGCCCCGATGCTGTTCGACCTGGTCATCACCACGGTCCCGCTGCCACCGGCCCGCCTGTCGATCGACGGCGCCCGGCTGGCGGAGGTCTACCCGTTCGTCCCGCTGGCCCCGCGCCACGCGGTCGGCATCGCGGTGGCCACCTACCGCGACTCGGTCCACGTCGGCCTCCAGGCCAACGGCGAGGCGGTCCCGGACATCGGCTCCCTGCGCGACGCGGTGCTCAAGTCCACGGCCCGCCTGCTGGACGCCTCCTGA